From Xylanibacter oryzae DSM 17970, a single genomic window includes:
- the ychF gene encoding redox-regulated ATPase YchF encodes MSLKCGIVGLPNVGKSTLFNCVSSAKAQAANFPFCTIEPNVGVITVPDERLTKLAEIVHPGRIVPATCEIVDIAGLVKGASKGEGLGNKFLGNIRETDAIIHVLRCFDDENITHVDGTIDPIRDKEIIDTELQLKDLETIESRMSKEQKIAATGNKDAKVNVAVLDAYKEALDKGLNARTVEFESKEEQQAAHDLFLLTAKPVLYICNVDENSAKDGNEYSKRVEEIAKTEGAEVLVIAAKTEEDIASLETYEDKKIFLDELGLEESGVNRLIKKAYSLLNLQTFITAGEMEVKAWTYHKGWKAPQCAGVIHTDFEKGFIRAEVIKYEDYIKYGNEAAIREAGKLGVEGKDYEVQDGDIMHFRFNV; translated from the coding sequence ATGTCATTAAAATGTGGTATAGTAGGCCTTCCTAATGTAGGAAAATCTACTCTTTTCAATTGTGTGTCGAGTGCTAAAGCACAGGCCGCTAATTTCCCATTCTGTACAATAGAGCCTAACGTAGGCGTAATCACAGTTCCTGATGAACGACTGACAAAACTTGCCGAAATAGTTCACCCGGGACGTATAGTACCTGCAACTTGTGAGATCGTAGATATAGCAGGATTGGTAAAGGGAGCCAGTAAAGGTGAAGGACTTGGAAATAAATTTCTTGGAAATATCCGTGAAACTGATGCAATAATACATGTATTGCGTTGTTTTGATGATGAAAACATAACTCATGTAGACGGTACAATAGATCCTATACGTGATAAGGAGATTATAGATACAGAGCTACAGCTCAAAGACCTCGAAACAATAGAGAGCCGAATGAGCAAAGAGCAAAAAATAGCCGCTACAGGAAATAAGGACGCAAAAGTAAATGTTGCTGTGCTTGATGCTTATAAAGAAGCTCTTGATAAAGGACTTAACGCACGCACTGTTGAATTTGAAAGCAAAGAAGAGCAACAAGCCGCTCACGACTTGTTCTTGCTAACCGCCAAACCGGTATTGTACATCTGCAATGTAGACGAAAACAGTGCAAAAGATGGTAATGAATACAGCAAAAGGGTTGAGGAAATAGCTAAAACTGAAGGTGCAGAAGTACTCGTTATTGCAGCTAAGACCGAAGAGGATATAGCTAGCCTTGAGACTTACGAAGATAAAAAGATTTTCCTTGACGAACTCGGACTTGAAGAGAGCGGCGTAAACCGTCTTATCAAGAAAGCATACAGTCTGCTCAACCTTCAGACATTTATTACTGCAGGAGAGATGGAAGTAAAGGCCTGGACTTATCATAAGGGATGGAAGGCACCACAATGCGCCGGTGTAATACATACTGACTTTGAGAAAGGATTTATCCGTGCTGAGGTAATAAAGTACGAAGATTATATCAAATATGGCAATGAAGCTGCTATAAGAGAAGCTGGAAAACTTGGCGTAGAAGGTAAAGACTATGAGGTGCAGGACGGAGATATAATGCACTTCAGATTTAACGTATAA